A stretch of Lactuca sativa cultivar Salinas chromosome 6, Lsat_Salinas_v11, whole genome shotgun sequence DNA encodes these proteins:
- the LOC111890209 gene encoding lipid transfer protein EARLI 1, giving the protein MLHCTLTPSHSSFTIIDKVFITDFGMASKSNVSVVLVIAFNLLFCIMVSGCATSDIPEPNLNPNQKPNTNPSSNPNPFPNTNQNPNPNTNTNNTPNPNPNSNPNTVPNTNPNTETCPRDALKLGVCANLLGGLVKVELGSPPVKPCCSLIQGLADLEAAVCLCTAIKANVLGINLNVPVSLSLLVNVCGGEVPNGFVCS; this is encoded by the coding sequence ATGCTCCATTGTACCCTTACTCCATCACACTCTTCCTTTACCATAATTGACAAAGTTTTCATAACCGATTTCGGCATGGCATCGAAGAGTAATGTGTCCGTTGTTCTGGTCATAGCTTTCAACCTTTTATTCTGCATCATGGTTAGTGGCTGTGCGACGTCCGACATACCAGAACCCAACCTCAATCCAAATCAAAAACCCAACACAAACCCAAGCAGCAACCCCAACCCCTTCCCTAACACTAACCAAAACCCCAACCCCAACACTAACACGAACAACACCCCCAACCCCAATCCCAACTCTAACCCGAACACAGTACCAAACACAAACCCAAATACAGAAACCTGCCCTAGAGACGCCTTGAAACTGGGGGTTTGTGCTAATCTTCTAGGGGGATTGGTCAAAGTTGAGTTAGGTTCACCACCGGTGAAGCCATGTTGCTCTCTTATCCAAGGACTTGCCGACCTTGAGGCTGCCGTCTGTTTGTGCACTGCAATCAAAGCCAACGTCCTAGGGATCAATCTTAATGTACCAGTATCTCTTAGCTTGCTCGTTAATGTCTGTGGCGGTGAAGTCCCAAATGGTTTTGTATGTTCCTAG